One Thermococcus kodakarensis KOD1 genomic window carries:
- a CDS encoding HD domain-containing protein: MSDGHDGYKIIHDGIHGSMKVSGVILDLVKTPEFQRLRQIKQLGLAYLVYPGANHSRFEHSLGAWHLAKRLSEEVGLPKEESELLQVGALLHDIGHGPLSHTFEGIYKHYVKERDHMRLGQDIILGNINITGDEDGGRIPEILEKHGIDPKAVADIILGRSEKPYLGQMLHGGVDVDQLDYLVRDAHYTGVAHGIIDLERLLKVMKIHDGQLVVDEKGIEAVEGMMVARALMYSRVYFHHTVKIAEGMLTRALEFALDEGHLWDFWRMTDCRVLVELEDLEGLPAELTKRVLHRKLYKAAVLITAEELSTEEKRELLNAYRNVKKRQEIERNLADAVGASEGEVILEFSIADLMLSEPRLKETGINVLLDNGEIQPLTKVTPLANALKRRQTPRWAVMIASPEKYVDRLREVWRRVIFS; this comes from the coding sequence ATGAGTGACGGACACGACGGCTATAAAATCATCCACGACGGTATTCATGGTAGCATGAAGGTCTCTGGAGTCATCCTCGACCTCGTAAAAACACCAGAGTTCCAGAGGTTAAGGCAGATAAAGCAACTCGGGCTTGCGTACCTCGTTTATCCCGGTGCCAATCACTCGCGCTTTGAACACTCGCTCGGAGCCTGGCACCTGGCCAAACGCCTTTCTGAGGAAGTTGGTCTTCCAAAAGAGGAGTCTGAACTACTTCAGGTGGGTGCGCTCCTCCACGACATCGGCCACGGGCCGCTCAGCCACACCTTTGAGGGCATCTACAAGCACTACGTGAAGGAGCGCGACCACATGCGCCTCGGTCAGGACATAATCCTCGGCAACATCAACATAACGGGCGACGAAGATGGGGGGAGAATACCCGAAATACTTGAGAAACACGGGATAGACCCAAAGGCCGTCGCCGACATAATTCTCGGCCGCTCTGAGAAGCCCTATCTCGGCCAGATGCTCCACGGGGGCGTCGATGTTGACCAGCTCGACTACCTGGTAAGGGATGCCCACTACACCGGCGTCGCCCACGGTATAATAGACCTGGAAAGACTCCTCAAGGTTATGAAGATTCACGATGGTCAGCTCGTTGTTGACGAGAAAGGCATCGAGGCAGTTGAGGGAATGATGGTTGCCAGGGCGCTCATGTACTCAAGGGTCTACTTCCACCACACGGTTAAGATAGCGGAAGGAATGCTTACGAGGGCCCTTGAGTTCGCCCTCGACGAGGGGCATTTATGGGACTTCTGGCGGATGACAGACTGCAGGGTTCTGGTGGAACTTGAAGACCTTGAGGGCCTCCCTGCGGAGCTCACAAAACGTGTTCTCCACAGAAAGCTCTACAAGGCGGCCGTTTTGATAACGGCCGAGGAACTTAGCACTGAAGAGAAGCGGGAGCTTCTCAACGCCTACAGAAACGTCAAGAAGAGGCAGGAGATCGAAAGGAACCTGGCGGATGCCGTCGGAGCGAGTGAGGGCGAGGTTATCCTGGAGTTCAGCATCGCAGACCTCATGCTGAGCGAGCCGAGGCTCAAGGAAACTGGGATAAACGTTCTCCTTGATAACGGCGAAATTCAGCCCCTGACGAAGGTAACGCCTCTGGCGAATGCACTCAAGAGGAGGCAGACTCCCAGGTGGGCGGTCATGATAGCTTCGCCCGAGAAGTACGTGGACAGACTGAGGGAAGTCTGGAGAAGGGTTATCTTCAGCTGA